A portion of the Vibrio coralliirubri genome contains these proteins:
- the flgP gene encoding flagellar assembly lipoprotein FlgP encodes MKKLIFVVAALLLVGCQPLQNMRPDDYLVAVGYASISEQKGRNDEERRIRAMRASKIDAYRELAEQVYGMRVSGRAELEDQRLGTERTSGAVDGVIRGAEVVRSYPVGDSYVTELQLDIRKMEQLRNYGEVQPVPEKRQQTLF; translated from the coding sequence ATGAAGAAGTTAATATTTGTTGTTGCCGCTTTACTGCTTGTTGGCTGTCAGCCGCTGCAAAATATGAGGCCAGACGACTACTTGGTTGCCGTTGGTTATGCGAGCATCAGCGAGCAGAAGGGACGTAACGACGAAGAAAGACGTATCCGTGCGATGAGAGCTTCCAAGATCGACGCCTATCGTGAACTTGCTGAGCAAGTCTATGGTATGCGAGTGAGTGGTCGAGCAGAGTTGGAAGATCAACGCCTTGGTACAGAACGTACTTCTGGTGCGGTTGATGGCGTAATCCGCGGTGCAGAAGTGGTACGCAGCTACCCAGTGGGTGACAGCTATGTAACAGAGCTTCAGCTTGATATCCGTAAGATGGAACAGCTACGTAATTACGGTGAAGTTCAGCCTGTACCTGAAAAGAGACAACAAACGTTGTTCTAG
- a CDS encoding FlgO family outer membrane protein, protein MKKWLVVMSVMLLTSCAYSPIYNGKSEYSGSQFMLMDSPRHTMDFFVESMTEDLIISNTSISARTPIAITSFVDLQHMDTTNWLGNSVSEGFIHQFQRRGFKVVDFKTTGSIQVTHQGDFALSRDWKDLAQEQDVQYVLTGTMLRQEGGVLVNARVVGMQTRIVVATAQGFLPADRIGRDLDTLNSIRTQDGVIIRSDPTISQPYTVILRP, encoded by the coding sequence ATGAAAAAATGGCTCGTAGTAATGAGTGTCATGTTATTGACCTCATGTGCTTATTCGCCAATCTATAACGGCAAGTCTGAGTATTCAGGCAGTCAGTTTATGTTGATGGATAGCCCTCGTCATACCATGGATTTCTTCGTGGAAAGTATGACCGAAGATCTGATCATTTCGAATACGAGTATCTCAGCAAGAACTCCGATAGCGATCACTTCGTTTGTTGACCTACAACACATGGACACAACGAACTGGCTAGGAAACTCGGTATCAGAAGGTTTCATTCATCAGTTTCAGCGTCGTGGCTTCAAGGTTGTTGATTTCAAAACAACAGGTTCTATTCAAGTGACTCACCAAGGTGACTTCGCGTTAAGCCGCGATTGGAAAGACTTAGCTCAAGAGCAAGACGTACAGTACGTACTGACAGGCACTATGCTTCGCCAAGAAGGCGGTGTGTTAGTCAATGCTCGTGTTGTTGGCATGCAAACTCGCATTGTCGTGGCGACGGCACAAGGCTTCTTGCCTGCAGACCGTATTGGTCGTGACCTAGATACCCTGAACAGTATTCGAACTCAAGATGGCGTTATCATTCGTTCTGACCCAACGATCAGCCAGCCTTATACTGTTATTCTTCGCCCTTAG